The window TCTTCGTCAGCCACCGCATCTTCGTCGGCCACTGCATCTTCGTCGGCCACTGCATCTTCGTCGGCTACTGCATTTTCTTCGTCAGCCACTGAAAATTTATCAACAATCCTGTCTTCATCAGTAATTGTGTTCTCATCATCAACTGGCTTTTCTTGGGCTCCTTTTCTAGCTGGCAAGATCTCAAGTAATGCTTCCTTCCAGCTCTGCCCATTACAGATGTTGACCATTATATTAAACACTGAAAGAAATTACcagattttttaaacaatgttATAAATGgtaacctaaaaaaaaaggccttacCGTGGTCGATTGTCAAAACTTTCCTCGTCTTCATGTCAATATTTTCACCGATTGGAAGACGGCCATGAGACAGACCTTTCTCTTCTGCCAGCTTGTGACAAAGACCCTTAACGAaaggaagacaacaaaaaatttatgaatttGAAACGATGATTTGTTGTTGCAACTGATCCCATTCCTTACAGGGAAATGGGCCTTATCGTCATCGTGATAAAGCTCAAGATTTCCCAAATTTCACACTCTCTGTTTCAAATAGGACTCTTTGAGCCAATTACATAAACTTAAACATGCTGTCACTATTTTTTAACTTCTGCCTACCTTATGGGAATTATGATCAACTAGTCCTCCAATTATATAAGCATGATCATCCTTAAGATTTTCTATAACATTGTCAGATTCAGAGGTGAGATACACAATGTTTTCCTTACTGAAAATTTCTGTAAAATGCTTTTTATGCAAGTTAACCTGAAAGCCAAGAAATAAGGAATTAGCATCAATTACAAACAGAACCATAAAGATACTGACATCCCAGTTTTCATAGCCTGAGTTCTTGCTCATTTCCATTAAACTAGCACCATCCAAACTAGTTACATGGAATTGAACAGGATTGGTAGCCCTACGGTTAATGCTATAGCAACGACTAATTTGCTTCACACACTTTGCAAGGCTCCTTTCATCCATATAATTGTCAAATGATAGGTCAATTGCTATGATCACTTTGCAGTTACTGTTAGCCATTGTTGcattttttagttgttttcgAGTAACTGTATTCAAACGATGGGCTGGATcaagctttcttttctttcttttctctctttctagaACCCTAAAACCAAGGAAGTGTTTAAAGCAGATTGGAAATAAGCTTTTGATGATTaaaccttttctcttttttcctcaGCTCCCATAAAtccttcttcatttttcgtttcagAGCAGACTTTGATAGCACAGGTGGCTCACTGCTTTCATTTTGTGACACCTTTTCTAGTGTAGTGACATTAttcttatcattttctttctcgccAGAAGAGTCTATCTCCAACTGAATACTGTGAGCATCATTCCGGTTAACTGGTGTGTCGTCACCAGCTAAAGCACCGTCTATGTAACCAGCTCCAGAGTCAATTTGAACACTGTCTGCTGTTGTTTCTTCCTCTCCCTTAGTTTTAATACAAGATGAACTCATTTGACTACAAGTGATGCAAAGCAGAAGTCAATATATAGCTGTGTTCTGAAATTTTGGACATGCAGAAATCACGTTGAACGGTTGAACATTAACACAAAAAGCAGACGATTTGTGTGGAAGTAGTAACATCAGGGTGATGATGCCAGTTTAGGTTACATTGTGAGTTATGAAATTTAAAGCAAATTATAACTACTACCATGGTGTATAGCATGCTACTAGGCTACTCCACAACAGTCTTCAACTTGGACAGaggtgaaagaaagaaataaggattgcaaatgttttaattCAATGACAATCAGAATATTCATCTACGTACTTCAGACAATTCAAGGAGAAAAGTGGATCGTGAACAAATggtaatatatttttttactgaCCGTCTATTTCTTTGAAATATCTAGTACATGACACTGTGATTATTTCTGGCATAAGAGATGAAATTAGACAATTAATTGAAGAATCACGGagttttaaattgaattcacAATATTGTATTTGTAAGAATTTGCGAAGTGAGTAAACGcctaaaattttgaaaaatgcaatATCTTTTCCGTTACTATTCCGCGCTATCGCCATCACATCACGACACACGGCATCCGacactttcttttcttatttaaatatgaaattttcactaattgatttaaatttttgttgaacTAGCTTGTCGAATACCTGAAAATTGATTATTTCTTAGCTATTAATGGTATAAGGGTGAAACTTTTCCAAAATTCGCAAAATAACGAGCATAGACATGATTGCTAGCCTTAGTCAAACATTGTCAATATGGATATAAGAACGTGCATCAGCCGATTCCTCAACAGTTTTGAAAACCGTTACCTCCATTACCTCTTTGAGTGTATCTCTTGTGCAGTTTTCAACGAGTCATTTTGCTACGTTCCATGAACTTTTacccttttgaaatttttaacgAGTGACTTACGTTCATCGAAGTTATTCCTTTTAAACGAAGATGGGTTTTCTGACAATGATCTTTCGACGTCTTCTCTTCTCTACAGGCAGTTACAGTTTTATCGAGCAGGCAAACGTGGAAGCAGCAATCGTGTGCTACAGATATTCTGGAGAAACCTCAGTTTCGATCGCACAACCTCCGATTGTTCCACGTCCTTCGACTCTTCCCCAGTCTCTTGTTCATTGCAAAGTTGTTGATGGAGGGGTAGATCCTTTGGATTTACTTCTTCGTGAGCTTCTTCCAGGAACAGAGGTTGCTTATGTCACCCGCTCGTTGGATTCACTGCTTTGTGAGCTTGCTGCTTCAACGAAGATTGCGGACGAAGTCCATCTCGTCAACGTACTTCTTCGTCAGCTTGAGGATTGGCCGAAGATTGCGGATGTGACCCGTCCATTGGATTGCTCTGTCCACGAACTATCTGCTTCGTTGGAGAGGGCGGATGTGGTCCATGCCTTGGATTTACTTCTTTGCGAGCTAGAGGCTGCACTGAAGGTTGCGGATGTGACCCATCCTTTGGATTGCTCTGTCCACGAATTATCTGTTTCGTTGGAGAGGGCGGATGTGGTCCATTCTTTGGATCTACTTCTTTGCGAGCTGGAGGCTGCACTGAAGGTTGCGGATGAGACCCGTCCTTTGGATTGCGCTGTCCACGAGCTACATGCTTCCTCGGAGGGTGCGGATGTGGTCCATTCTTTGGATTTACTTCTTTGTGAGCTGGAGGCTGCATTTGGAGTTGCGGATGTGACCCGTCCATTGGATTGCGCTGTCCACGAGCTACCTGCTTCGTTGGAGCGTGCGGATGTGGTCCATCCTTtggattttcttctttgcgaGCTGGAGGCTGCATTTGGAGCTGTGGATGTGACCCGTCCATTGGATTGCGCTGTCCACGAGCTACATGCTTCGTCGGAGGGTGCGGATGTGGTCCATTCTTTGGATTTACTACTTTGCGAGATGGATGATGCATTGAAGGTTGCGGATGAGACCCGTCCTTTGGATTGCGCTGTCCACGAGCTACAAGCTTCGTTGGAGGGTGCGGATGTGGTCCATTCTTTGGATTTACTTCTTTGCGAGATGGATGCTGCATTGAAGGTTGCGGATGAGATTCATCCTTTGGATTCTTTGCTTTGCGAGCTGGAGGCTGCATTTGAGGTTGCGGATGTGACCCGTCCGTTGGATTGCGCTGTTCACGAGCTACATGCTTCGCTGGAGAGTGCGGATGTGGTCCATTCTTTGGATTTACTTCTTTGCGAGCTGGAGGCTGCACTGGAGGTTGCGGATGAGATTCATCCTTCGGATTCTTTGCTTTGCGAGCTGGAGGCTGCATTGGAGGTTGCGGATGAGATTCATCCTTTGGATTCTTTGCTTTGCGAGTTGGAGGCTGCAATTGAGGTTGCGGATGTAACCTGTCCTTTGGATTGCGCTGTCCACGAGCTAACTGCTTTGTTGGAGGGTGCGGATGTGGTCCATTCTTTGGATTTACTCCTTTGCCAGATGGAGACTGCCCTGGAGGTTGCGGGTGAGATTCATCCTTTGGATTCTCTACTTTGCGAGCTGGATATATTCGTTGACGAGATAGACGCTACCCTAAGGGTTACAGGTGTGACCCGGTGTTTAAATTCTATCAATTGCAAGCTATCTGCGCCGCCGAAATGTTCAGATGTGGCGGATCCTTTGGATTTACTTTACGAGCTATCAGTTTGGCCAAAGTTAGCTGATCTAGCCTACCCCTcatattcttcttttcaagAGTTGATCAACAAACATTGCAAGTTTGGTTCATCTTTTGGATTGAATGTTTTCCCAGACAGATAAAATGATTATTTATTCACACCAAAATTCCTGAAAATTACCAAATAACATTTCATAATGTTGAAATTTGTTCTGTTATCTTTTgtgatttgtttatttctttcaaaattcaaacaatgTACATAGAAATGTTAATAGATAATTTTTTATCATACTAAACTGAAATCTTTTTACTACCACATTATCCATTTGATACTTCATCTCTATAATTCAACGCTATTAACAAGTGGTTTAAACGCTATAGTTTTGAGCACTAGCATTATGTGTGAAGTAAATTAACAAGAGCTTCTATCATACAAACACTTCAACGTGCTTTACAGTTGCTAAGCCACTTTGGATTGGGAATCCAACTGAAGCGCACATACTGCTTGTTGTAGTTTAACCAAAACTGCTTGGTTTCAGAGTCTTTTGGTCCCCATTCTTCTGCCGGCAGAAGACTGGTTTTAAACCTCTGCATAAACacacagataaaaaaaaatattagtcAAGAAATTTATAATGAAACAACAGGTGATGTTTCTGACCTGAATCCAAGTTGCTCCACTTTGTTTGTGAACGACATAAGCACCCCAGATTGGAAGCTGGAGAATAGCAATGGCAGCCACTAGCCATCCAGCGGCTTTAATTATCAAAAAGAGCGATAACGTAAATTCCGTTCAAGTTGATTAAGTtagcaaaatcaaaattttgaataaccCACCGTTGGCTGAAGGAGGGTACGGTTCCCCATCATCCGTTTTTAACGGTTCATAGACAACCTATGTTCATTTTAGatgttaattaaataaacacTACATGAATTTGCATTAAAATACCGCCATACCATTgcataaatgaaaatgaccgCAAGCGCAATGGGAATGAAAATGCACCAAGTTAATTTCCAATAAATTCCCAGACCAAAATCCAACATGAAACGTATATCTTTAACGATTTGCTCAAGACctgtaaaatttatttaaaaaataaagacgatCAAACATATGGGACTAGTGATATTTAGTAAATACGTACCATAGACCCAACATACAGCAATGGTTTCGGCAATCACCATGACTAGTAA of the Daphnia carinata strain CSIRO-1 chromosome 10, CSIRO_AGI_Dcar_HiC_V3, whole genome shotgun sequence genome contains:
- the LOC130696546 gene encoding tRNA methyltransferase 10 homolog A-like; translation: MSSSCIKTKGEEETTADSVQIDSGAGYIDGALAGDDTPVNRNDAHSIQLEIDSSGEKENDKNNVTTLEKVSQNESSEPPVLSKSALKRKMKKDLWELRKKEKRVLEREKRKKRKLDPAHRLNTVTRKQLKNATMANSNCKVIIAIDLSFDNYMDERSLAKCVKQISRCYSINRRATNPVQFHVTSLDGASLMEMSKNSGYENWDVNLHKKHFTEIFSKENIVYLTSESDNVIENLKDDHAYIIGGLVDHNSHKGLCHKLAEEKGLSHGRLPIGENIDMKTRKVLTIDHVFNIMVNICNGQSWKEALLEILPARKGAQEKPVDDENTITDEDRIVDKFSVADEENAVADEDAVADEDAVADEDAVADEDAVADEDAVAGEDAVAHKDAVH